A stretch of Gasterosteus aculeatus chromosome 4, fGasAcu3.hap1.1, whole genome shotgun sequence DNA encodes these proteins:
- the spx gene encoding spexin prohormone 1 isoform X2 translates to MKGLRTITITYFLTLLLLGTFISQSWSAPKGSFQRRNWSPQAMLYLKGTQTRSQNTEKLSMDQAAAVLLHFLQQAREGGEVYFQEVPVWKREYF, encoded by the exons ATGAAA GGTCTAAGGACCATCACAATAACTTATTTCCTCACGCTTTTACTGCTGGGGACGTTTATCTCACAGTCATGGAGTGCCCCAAAG GGCTCTTTCCAGCGGAGGAACTGGAGCCCGCAGGCAATGCTGTACCTCAAGGGCACTC AGACCCGCAGTCAGAACACAGAGAAGCTAAGTATGGACCAGGCTGCCGCCGTCCTGCTCCACTTCCTGCAGCAAGCTAGAGAGGGAG GTGAGGTGTATTTCCAGGAGGTGCCGGTGTGGAAGAGAGAATACTTCTGA
- the spx gene encoding spexin prohormone 1 isoform X1, with translation MKGLRTITITYFLTLLLLGTFISQSWSAPKGSFQRRNWSPQAMLYLKGTQGRRFISENRKEGDVYDTLHLETRSQNTEKLSMDQAAAVLLHFLQQAREGGEVYFQEVPVWKREYF, from the exons ATGAAA GGTCTAAGGACCATCACAATAACTTATTTCCTCACGCTTTTACTGCTGGGGACGTTTATCTCACAGTCATGGAGTGCCCCAAAG GGCTCTTTCCAGCGGAGGAACTGGAGCCCGCAGGCAATGCTGTACCTCAAGGGCACTC AGGGCCGAAGGTTCATCTCAGAAAACCGAAAAGAAGGAGACGTTTATGACACATTACACTTAG AGACCCGCAGTCAGAACACAGAGAAGCTAAGTATGGACCAGGCTGCCGCCGTCCTGCTCCACTTCCTGCAGCAAGCTAGAGAGGGAG GTGAGGTGTATTTCCAGGAGGTGCCGGTGTGGAAGAGAGAATACTTCTGA